Part of the Virgibacillus necropolis genome, TCACACAGGAAATTTTGGTCCAATAGAGGTTCCAGAAGATAGCTATTTCGTTATGGGAGATAACAGAGCTATCAGTAAGGACAGTAGAAATGGATTAGGGTTTATTAATGCCGATGACATTGTAGGGAGATCTGAACTCGTCATATACCCATTTGATGAATGGACCATGATTAAATAAATACTAGGGGCAGACTGGAACAATTGTCTGGCCCTTTGTTATGTCTAATTCAGCGCTCAGTGTGCCACCAATCTCCCCATTGCGGGAACACTTCCGTGCAAGCATGATTTCCTTAATCTTTTTTTATTACTTTTCATTATCTAAAATACAGTATCCAATGTTTAGAGCAAGAATTGCAAAACAAATCACACCTAATGCTATTTCCATTGCAGTCATGCACCTCCTCAGCTTGATGTATCTACGTATTTAACTATACAAGTGTATTATGTACTAAAGTAGACAACTAATGTAATGCTTCTCTACTATCATACCAATTTCCCAACCCTAAATAAAGCAAAAATATGTTAAAATGAAAAAGAAAAACAGGGCGATTAGCATCGATTGAAATCGAATGGGAGATATTGTTGTAGAAATTTTGGAGAGCAGCTATTATTATCCAAAATTGTCGCTATCTCCCCCATCATTAAACTTTAAAACGCTACATCTCAACACCATAGACGAAAGAGGTGACAGTTTTGTTTCACTGTCCTTATTGTGGTACTAAAGTACAAGATAATGAATCCTATTGTATAAAATGTGGAAAACGATTACCAGAAGATATACATAATCGATTGCATCTCTCAAAAGGATCGAAAAAATTTTGGTTTCTTCCCTTAGCAATCCTTTTTTTATTAGCCCTATCCATTGGTGTTTTTTATTTATTTTTGGAAAATCAAACTGCACAAGCAAAAGAGTTATATTCCGATGGTGAGAAGAACGCCCAAAAAGGGAATTTTGAGAAGGCCAAGGACCTTTTTGAGCAGGCGTTAGAGCAAAAAGAAAATTTTCCTCAAGCCTCAAATGCAATTGAATTTATGGATATAGCAATTATCATTCAGTCTAAACTTGATAACGCAGCAAAAGAACTCGCAAAGTTAGAATATCAAGAAGCGCTTAACGGTATTGTTGAAACGGAATCATCCTTAAAAAATTACAATGGATCCGTAGTGAAAAAACTAGTTAATGAAATCGTTTTGACACGAAACACTATTAAAATTGAGCAATTAAAAAGTCAATTACAGAAAAAACCTACTAATGATGAATTAAAAGTTTTACTTTGGGAAGCAGAATCCATTAAAAGTAATGAAGCTGAAAAAATTACAAGTAATATACGGAATCAAATAATAGACTATACTTACTCCAAAGCAAGTGAACAGCTTAATAAACACCATTTTTCTGATGCGCAAACTCTCGTTAATGATGGTTTAATCTATGCTCCAGATTCTAAAAAACTAAAAAGCCTGCAAACAGCAATAGATAATGAAAAAATTGCATTTGAAACTGCTCAACAACGCCGTATTGAATCAGCTATTAGTACTGCTGAAAAAGAACGAAAACAAAACAAAAATGATGCTGTCGAACTAGTGGATGTCAAACTTCTTAATGACGAACAAGGAAAGCTCGTTGTTAAAGGTGAAGTAAAAAGTATTGCAACGATACCAATCAATACCATCCTAGTTGAGTATGACCTACTAACAAAGGAAGGCGAAAAATTCAAATCAAATGAGGTCTATGTATTCCCAGATACACTTTATCCAAATGAGGCCGGTGAATTTGAATTTACCCACTTCGATATAACGAATAAAGCGAAGGAACTAAAAGTAGAGGTAACTAAAACTAAATGGTATACAGATAAATAATACGCATACTAATTGGGGTGAACTTTCGTTGAAAAGGAATAAATATATACCAACTGCTATTACGGTATTCATTGTTATTATTGGTGGAATTAGTATTTTTGCAATGTATAACCAATGGTATGCTACCGAGGCATCCGTCAGTAATTCGGGAATAAATAAAATCAATAATTCACCTCAAACATTAAACCTTAAATCAA contains:
- a CDS encoding zinc ribbon domain-containing protein is translated as MTVLFHCPYCGTKVQDNESYCIKCGKRLPEDIHNRLHLSKGSKKFWFLPLAILFLLALSIGVFYLFLENQTAQAKELYSDGEKNAQKGNFEKAKDLFEQALEQKENFPQASNAIEFMDIAIIIQSKLDNAAKELAKLEYQEALNGIVETESSLKNYNGSVVKKLVNEIVLTRNTIKIEQLKSQLQKKPTNDELKVLLWEAESIKSNEAEKITSNIRNQIIDYTYSKASEQLNKHHFSDAQTLVNDGLIYAPDSKKLKSLQTAIDNEKIAFETAQQRRIESAISTAEKERKQNKNDAVELVDVKLLNDEQGKLVVKGEVKSIATIPINTILVEYDLLTKEGEKFKSNEVYVFPDTLYPNEAGEFEFTHFDITNKAKELKVEVTKTKWYTDK